In Zingiber officinale cultivar Zhangliang chromosome 8B, Zo_v1.1, whole genome shotgun sequence, a single genomic region encodes these proteins:
- the LOC122014357 gene encoding uncharacterized protein LOC122014357 isoform X2, with amino-acid sequence MPPEPLPWERKEYGFKDHRKHERGDSLGGGGSSFATRWREPYHGSRDFSRGSPRRSLSGHYRQGGSFHQVYPEDFIGHGPTPSRSDRIWSEDDGFRPSSARYFSGYRSSSSSSSSVGCNRENRGSFRRPPYWDVSDFPRQQHHQETHAPSQRPVSAPISSTSQTSPLKKNDKIDCIEDDLSTVHKFNHQDNSLGTIAWKKWNRPTSTKTGRSETENAGTEVALPLEKETPTRSPVASLASNESAPKKPRLGWGQGLAKYEKQKVVGSTEPSVRGISQCLSPSTPSSATCSSSPGTEDKLCSRVGNNDNDDLHVSSFPSFYEEILASLDNLEVNPISSLDSLLVDLFQSEDAFGGDPNLMRHSATNKLSKLKSHVSNAFEKIENKIDLLEKELKAITCDTKANAYQGSLKSEDDSASLLSRRPLDDLSNESKDLKDQQVKCIEESLFDDHEHRPSSRLDEHNSVVKETVLSTLEKELPVCGMEKMVSTLSSNEVETWKASILSEMENSQGGGKPMVPSEAESLSFMNNSVLISCGGMTQRKTESNLVNSIVDSNRNISKFSWEVFNTTFSNDLPGSDVWGFVNFTSCRKHELNVKEKLAVAKRQLKFRERVLTLKFRALHHLWREDLHLLSIKKLRTKSSKRTELSNRSFLNGSQKQRSSIRSQSALPGNITLVPTTEIMNFTSKFLLDSQIKICRNNLKMPAMLLNEKYQRYSKFVTHNGLIEDPVTSEQERGMINPWSHVEKEVFKEMLARYGKDFTKISSFLDHKTTADCIEFYYKSHKSESFKDVKKSLDLRKQQQSLPANTYLVASGKNWNNKTSVASLDLNWNNKTSVASLDLLGAASVMALHNQDTARIEKYAGGSKNLDEANEHTSAQERVAADVLAGICGLVSPESASPYGTSSIDPAKNMKDEESLDEEDTCSDEGCGELDSADWTDEEKAMFIQALSMYSKDFTSISSYMKTRSREQCKIFFSKARKCLSLDTIHQGCANGITPVSLTNGGRSDTDDACIAEMNSAICSTQSCSKIDEDVSQPLVGTNYEGIDHSASTDFHVKNDFEVNDYSASTDFQVKTERSNEQADNVSVRPSLADYRDEVVRQVSIVHDVKQAGSRDDLQSDVPLKENIITSSAIEAVKLHEAADSADSEAKIEGVNNVVSLAERIVSIRKSEQVEECLEGESNQQTASLVTDAGIAGCFPSGNMEKEVDIKPSLDREFELSNKKLINANFTANGDDPLWSMKDSVQSVPSIVSAPKANGYHHLTSDSNSQGQIQVDAHPSATEKPRPTLKQENGHSLLVNSFMSDPANICFGGAPSFLYETTLNFEEHGNNRHQNSIKRDLSQQYMLRNLPLSQVNQSMHILRGYPLQSLKQEANAETNIHASKKPSQLQVETMKTGAFQLNHLFSSDKHWDKSNVSTPHSVSAPLHSARSENQSDAEFRTCSKNAGAKVEEHKPGDVKLFGKILSVTSSSQKSDSSFLESDKKPSLPKMDSTLKMNPHDNVKSASQLVSNASACRVNLETTYGFWDGKRIQTGFSSLPDTAAMFLKYQGSPTIISHYPAKDGIPGCNGIVPEHQQSHVQQMSSNVMQIENIPELQKRTRTETIPGFQQQVRVMPLGTNMLGGGMLVGSGVVSDPVSALKMHFAARANLYGSDPEL; translated from the exons GTCATTACCGGCAGGGCGGAAGTTTCCACCAGGTTTACCCGGAAGATTTCATTGGTCACGGGCCCACACCATCTCGCTCTGACAGAATTTGGTCGGAAGATGATGGCTTTAGGCCGTCTTCTGCTAGATACTTTAGCGGCTACCGCAGCagtagcagcagcagcagcagtgtTGGATGCAACAGGGAGAACCGAGGATCATTTCGGCGACCCCCATATTGGGATGTTAGTGACTTCCCCAGACAGCAACACCATCAGGAAACCCATGCGCCCTCTCAGAGGCCAGTCAGCGCTCCGATTTCTTCAACATCTCAGACCTCTCCCCTAAAAAAGAATGATAAAATTGATTGTATCGAGGATGACTTGAGCACAGTTCACAAATTTAATCATCAGGACAATTCTCTAGGTACAATAGCCTGGAAGAAATGGAACCGTCCAACCTCAACTAAGACAGGAAGATCTGAAACGGAGAATGCTGGAACTGAGGTAGCCTTACCACTTGAGAAGGAAACTCCTACCCGGTCTCCAGTAGCTTCTCTTGCTTCGAATGAAAGTGCACCGAAGAAGCCAAGACTTGGATGGGGCCAAGGGCTTGCTAAGTATGAGAAGCAGAAGGTAGTAGGATCTACAGAACCTTCAGTACGTGGTATTTCTCAATGCTTGTCACCCTCGACTCCATCTTCTGCAACTTGCAGCTCATCACCAG GCACTGAAGATAAACTTTGCAGCAGGGTTGGTAATAATGATAACGATGATTTGCACGTGTCATCATTTCCTTCTTTCTATGAGGAAATCCTCGCTAGTTTGGATAATCTGGAAGTTAATCCTATCAGTTCATTGGATTCCCTTCTAGTTGATCTATTTCAATCAGAGGATGCATTTGGTGGCGATCCCAATTTAATGAGGCATTCTGCTACAAACAAATTGTCAAAATTGAAGTCGCATGTTTCAAATGCATTTGAAAAAATTGAGAATAAAATTGATTTACTAGAAAAGGAGCTCAAGGCAATCACTTGTGATACTAAAGCTAATGCTTATCAAGGTTCCTTGAAATCAGAAGATGATTCTGCTTCTCTGCTAAGTAGAAGGCCATTGGatgatttatcaaatgaatccAAGGATTTGAAGGATCAGCAGGTGAAATGCATAGAAGAGTCCTTGTTTGATGACCATGAGCACAGGCCTTCCAGTAGACTTGATGAACATAATAGTGTGGTTAAAGAAACAGTATTGTCTACTTTAGAAAAGGAACTCCCTGTTTGTGGCATGGAGAAAATGGTCTCAACTCTGTCGTCAAATGAAGTGGAAACTTGGAAAGCTAGTATACTATCAGAGATGGAAAATTCACAAGGAGGGGGAAAGCCAATGGTTCCATCTGAAGCTGAGAGTCTTAGTTTTATGAATAACAGTGTTTTAATAAGCTGTGGTGGTATGACACaaagaaagacagaatctaatttaGTAAATTCAATTGTGGATTCGAACAggaatatatcaaaattttcctGGGAGGTGTTTAATACAACATTCTCTAATGATCTGCCGGGCTCAGATGTTTGGGGATTTGTTAATTTTACTTCATGTCGCAAGCATGAGTTGAACGTCAAAGAGAAGCTTGCTGTTGCAAAGCGTCAACTAAAATTCAGAGAGAGAGTTCTTACTCTTAAATTTAGAGCATTACATCACTTGTGGAGGGAGGACCTGCACTTACTTTCAATAAAAAAGCTTCGCACTAAGTCAAGCAAGCGGACTGAACTTAGCAACCGGTCTTTCCTAAATGGCTCCCAAAAGCAACGTTCTTCAATCCGATCACAGTCTGCTTTGCCTG GTAACATAACCCTTGTtcctacaacagaaataatgaaCTTTACAAGCAAATTTCTATTGGATTCACAAATCAAGATTTGTAGAAATAATTTGAAGATGCCGGCAATGCTATTAAATGAGAAGTATCAAAGGTACAGTAAGTTTGTTACCCACAATGGATTAATAGAAGATCCTGTGACTTCTGAGCAAGAAAGGGGAATGATAAACCCATGGTCTCATGTTGAGAAAGAAGTTTTCAAGGAGATGCTTGCTAGGTATGGTAAAGATTTTACTAAGATATCTTCCTTTCTGGATCATAAAACGACAGCAGACTGCATTGAATTTTATTACAAAAGCCACAAGTCAGAGAGTTTCAAAGACGTGAAGAAATCTTTAGATCTCAGAAAGCAACAGCAATCCTTACCAGCCAATACATACCTTGTAGCATCAGGAAAGAACTGGAATAATAAAACAAGTGTTGCATCTCTTGATTTGAACTGGAATAATAAAACAAGTGTTGCATCTCTTGATTTGTTGGGTGCTGCATCTGTTATGGCTTTACACAATCAAGACACTGCAAGGATCGAAAAGTATGCTGGAGGTAGTAAGAATTTAGATGAGGCAAATGAGCACACATCTGCTCAAGAAAGAGTAGCTGCTGATGTATTAGCAGGCATTTGTGGCTTGGTGTCTCCTGAGTCTGCCAGCCCATATGGTACCAGTTCTATTGATCCTGCTAAGAATATGAAGGATGAGGAGAGCTTGGATGAGGAGGATACCTGTTCAGATGAGGGCTGTGGAGAATTGGACTCGGCTGATTGGACAGATGAGGAAAAAGCGATGTTTATCCAAGCTCTGAGCATGTACAGCAAGGATTTTACAAGCATCTCAAGTTACATGAAGACAAGATCCCGGGAACAGTGCAAGATCTTCTTCAGTAAGGCTCGAAAGTGCCTTTCTCTTGATACAATTCATCAAGGTTGTGCCAATGGGATTACACCAGTAAGTCTAacaaatggaggaagaagtgatACAGACGATGCTTGCATTGCAGAGATGAACTCTGCAATCTGTAGTACTCAATCCTGTTCCAAAATTGACGAGGATGTCTCCCAGCCTTTAGTTGGAACCAATTATGAAGGGATTGACCATTCTGCAAGCACTGATTTCCATGTCAAAAATGACTTTGAGGTGAATGATTATTCTGCAAGCACTGATTTCCAGGTCAAAACTGAAAGATCAAATGAGCAGGCTGACAATGTATCAGTTAGACCTAGTCTGGCGGATTATAGGGATGAAGTAGTTAGGCAGGTGTCTATTGTTCATGATGTCAAGCAGGCAGGCAGCAGGGACGACCTTCAATCTGATGTACCTCTAAAGGAAAACATCATTACTTCATCAGCAATTGAAGCTGTGAAGCTTCATGAGGCTGCAGATTCTGCTGATAGCGAAGCAAAAATTGAGGGAGTTAATAATGTTGTTTCTCTGGCTGAGCGGATTGTTTCAATTAGAAAAAGTGAACAAGTTGAAGAATGCCTAGAAGGAGAGTCAAATCAGCAAACTGCTAGTTTGGTTACTGATGCAGGTATTGCTGGATGTTTTCCTTCTGGAAATATGGAAAAGGAAGTAGATATAAAACCATCACTTGATCGGGAGTTTGAGTTGTCAAACAAAAAATTGATAAATGCCAATTTCACAGCCAATGGCGATGACCCTCTTTGGTCTATGAAAGATTCAGTTCAAAGTGTGCCTTCAATAGTCTCAGCACCTAAAGCCAATGGTTATCATCATCTGACCTCTGATTCCAACTCTCAGGGGCAAATACAAGTTGATGCACACCCATCTGCTACAGAGAAACCCCGGCCCACATTGAAGCAGGAAAATGGGCATTCTTTGCTAGTGAATTCATTTATGTCAGATCCAGCTAATATATGTTTTGGTGGCGCTCCTAGCTTCTTGTATGAGACTACTTTAAACTTTGAGGAACACGGGAATAACAGGCATCAAAATTCGATAAAACGAGATCTGAGCCAACAGTATATGCTCAGAAATTTGCCTCTCAGCCAAGTCAATCAGAGTATGCATATTCTCAGAGGCTATCCACTGCAATCATTAAAACAAGAAGCCAATGCGGAAACAAACATTCATGCAAGCAAGAAACCGAGTCAGCTTCAGGTGGAAACCATGAAAACTGGAGCCTTCCAATTGAATCATTTGTTTTCATCTGATAAACACTGGGACAAAAGCAATGTTTCTACTCCGCATTCGGTGTCAGCTCCATTACATTCTGCAAGAAGCGAAAATCAATCAGATGCTGAGTTTAGAACATGTTCCAAGAATGCTGGTGCCAAGGTAGAGGAACACAAACCTGGAGATGTGAAACTGTTTGGAAAAATTCTTAGCGTGACATCTTCTTCACAGAAATCTGATTCTTCCTTCCTTGAAAGTGATAAAAAACCCTCATTGCCTAAGATGGATAGTACTTTAAAAATGAATCCTCACGATAATGTTAAAAGTGCTAGTCAATTAGTCTCAAATGCTAGTGCATGCCGAGTAAACTTGGAGACAACTTATGGTTTCTGGGATGGCAAGAGAATACAGACTGGTTTTTCTTCATTGCCGGATACTGCTGCAATGTTTTTAAAGTATCAAGGCAGCCCAACTATCATATCGCATTATCCAGCCAAAGATGGTATCCCAGGCTGTAATGGCATCGTGCCGGAACATCAGCAATCCCATGTGCAGCAAATGTCTTCTAATGTGATGCAAATAGAGAACATTCCGGAGCTGCAGAAGAGGACTAGAACTGAGACGATCCCAGGGTTTCAGCAGCAAGTTAGGGTAATGCCTCTTGGCACAAACATGCTGGGGGGAGGAATGTTGGTTGGCAGTGGAGTGGTGTCGGATCCAGTTTCTGCTCTGAAGATGCATTTTGCTGCAAGGGCAAACCTATATGGCAGCGATCCAGAACTGTAG
- the LOC122014357 gene encoding uncharacterized protein LOC122014357 isoform X1, which yields MPPEPLPWERKEYGFKDHRKHERGDSLGGGGSSFATRWREPYHGSRDFSRGSPRRSLSGHYRQGGSFHQVYPEDFIGHGPTPSRSDRIWSEDDGFRPSSARYFSGYRSSSSSSSSVGCNRENRGSFRRPPYWDVSDFPRQQHHQETHAPSQRPVSAPISSTSQTSPLKKNDKIDCIEDDLSTVHKFNHQDNSLGTIAWKKWNRPTSTKTGRSETENAGTEVALPLEKETPTRSPVASLASNESAPKKPRLGWGQGLAKYEKQKVVGSTEPSVRGISQCLSPSTPSSATCSSSPGTEDKLCSRVGNNDNDDLHVSSFPSFYEEILASLDNLEVNPISSLDSLLVDLFQSEDAFGGDPNLMRHSATNKLSKLKSHVSNAFEKIENKIDLLEKELKAITCDTKANAYQGSLKSEDDSASLLSRRPLDDLSNESKDLKDQQVKCIEESLFDDHEHRPSSRLDEHNSVVKETVLSTLEKELPVCGMEKMVSTLSSNEVETWKASILSEMENSQGGGKPMVPSEAESLSFMNNSVLISCGGMTQRKTESNLVNSIVDSNRNISKFSWEVFNTTFSNDLPGSDVWGFVNFTSCRKHELNVKEKLAVAKRQLKFRERVLTLKFRALHHLWREDLHLLSIKKLRTKSSKRTELSNRSFLNGSQKQRSSIRSQSALPAGNITLVPTTEIMNFTSKFLLDSQIKICRNNLKMPAMLLNEKYQRYSKFVTHNGLIEDPVTSEQERGMINPWSHVEKEVFKEMLARYGKDFTKISSFLDHKTTADCIEFYYKSHKSESFKDVKKSLDLRKQQQSLPANTYLVASGKNWNNKTSVASLDLNWNNKTSVASLDLLGAASVMALHNQDTARIEKYAGGSKNLDEANEHTSAQERVAADVLAGICGLVSPESASPYGTSSIDPAKNMKDEESLDEEDTCSDEGCGELDSADWTDEEKAMFIQALSMYSKDFTSISSYMKTRSREQCKIFFSKARKCLSLDTIHQGCANGITPVSLTNGGRSDTDDACIAEMNSAICSTQSCSKIDEDVSQPLVGTNYEGIDHSASTDFHVKNDFEVNDYSASTDFQVKTERSNEQADNVSVRPSLADYRDEVVRQVSIVHDVKQAGSRDDLQSDVPLKENIITSSAIEAVKLHEAADSADSEAKIEGVNNVVSLAERIVSIRKSEQVEECLEGESNQQTASLVTDAGIAGCFPSGNMEKEVDIKPSLDREFELSNKKLINANFTANGDDPLWSMKDSVQSVPSIVSAPKANGYHHLTSDSNSQGQIQVDAHPSATEKPRPTLKQENGHSLLVNSFMSDPANICFGGAPSFLYETTLNFEEHGNNRHQNSIKRDLSQQYMLRNLPLSQVNQSMHILRGYPLQSLKQEANAETNIHASKKPSQLQVETMKTGAFQLNHLFSSDKHWDKSNVSTPHSVSAPLHSARSENQSDAEFRTCSKNAGAKVEEHKPGDVKLFGKILSVTSSSQKSDSSFLESDKKPSLPKMDSTLKMNPHDNVKSASQLVSNASACRVNLETTYGFWDGKRIQTGFSSLPDTAAMFLKYQGSPTIISHYPAKDGIPGCNGIVPEHQQSHVQQMSSNVMQIENIPELQKRTRTETIPGFQQQVRVMPLGTNMLGGGMLVGSGVVSDPVSALKMHFAARANLYGSDPEL from the exons GTCATTACCGGCAGGGCGGAAGTTTCCACCAGGTTTACCCGGAAGATTTCATTGGTCACGGGCCCACACCATCTCGCTCTGACAGAATTTGGTCGGAAGATGATGGCTTTAGGCCGTCTTCTGCTAGATACTTTAGCGGCTACCGCAGCagtagcagcagcagcagcagtgtTGGATGCAACAGGGAGAACCGAGGATCATTTCGGCGACCCCCATATTGGGATGTTAGTGACTTCCCCAGACAGCAACACCATCAGGAAACCCATGCGCCCTCTCAGAGGCCAGTCAGCGCTCCGATTTCTTCAACATCTCAGACCTCTCCCCTAAAAAAGAATGATAAAATTGATTGTATCGAGGATGACTTGAGCACAGTTCACAAATTTAATCATCAGGACAATTCTCTAGGTACAATAGCCTGGAAGAAATGGAACCGTCCAACCTCAACTAAGACAGGAAGATCTGAAACGGAGAATGCTGGAACTGAGGTAGCCTTACCACTTGAGAAGGAAACTCCTACCCGGTCTCCAGTAGCTTCTCTTGCTTCGAATGAAAGTGCACCGAAGAAGCCAAGACTTGGATGGGGCCAAGGGCTTGCTAAGTATGAGAAGCAGAAGGTAGTAGGATCTACAGAACCTTCAGTACGTGGTATTTCTCAATGCTTGTCACCCTCGACTCCATCTTCTGCAACTTGCAGCTCATCACCAG GCACTGAAGATAAACTTTGCAGCAGGGTTGGTAATAATGATAACGATGATTTGCACGTGTCATCATTTCCTTCTTTCTATGAGGAAATCCTCGCTAGTTTGGATAATCTGGAAGTTAATCCTATCAGTTCATTGGATTCCCTTCTAGTTGATCTATTTCAATCAGAGGATGCATTTGGTGGCGATCCCAATTTAATGAGGCATTCTGCTACAAACAAATTGTCAAAATTGAAGTCGCATGTTTCAAATGCATTTGAAAAAATTGAGAATAAAATTGATTTACTAGAAAAGGAGCTCAAGGCAATCACTTGTGATACTAAAGCTAATGCTTATCAAGGTTCCTTGAAATCAGAAGATGATTCTGCTTCTCTGCTAAGTAGAAGGCCATTGGatgatttatcaaatgaatccAAGGATTTGAAGGATCAGCAGGTGAAATGCATAGAAGAGTCCTTGTTTGATGACCATGAGCACAGGCCTTCCAGTAGACTTGATGAACATAATAGTGTGGTTAAAGAAACAGTATTGTCTACTTTAGAAAAGGAACTCCCTGTTTGTGGCATGGAGAAAATGGTCTCAACTCTGTCGTCAAATGAAGTGGAAACTTGGAAAGCTAGTATACTATCAGAGATGGAAAATTCACAAGGAGGGGGAAAGCCAATGGTTCCATCTGAAGCTGAGAGTCTTAGTTTTATGAATAACAGTGTTTTAATAAGCTGTGGTGGTATGACACaaagaaagacagaatctaatttaGTAAATTCAATTGTGGATTCGAACAggaatatatcaaaattttcctGGGAGGTGTTTAATACAACATTCTCTAATGATCTGCCGGGCTCAGATGTTTGGGGATTTGTTAATTTTACTTCATGTCGCAAGCATGAGTTGAACGTCAAAGAGAAGCTTGCTGTTGCAAAGCGTCAACTAAAATTCAGAGAGAGAGTTCTTACTCTTAAATTTAGAGCATTACATCACTTGTGGAGGGAGGACCTGCACTTACTTTCAATAAAAAAGCTTCGCACTAAGTCAAGCAAGCGGACTGAACTTAGCAACCGGTCTTTCCTAAATGGCTCCCAAAAGCAACGTTCTTCAATCCGATCACAGTCTGCTTTGCCTG CAGGTAACATAACCCTTGTtcctacaacagaaataatgaaCTTTACAAGCAAATTTCTATTGGATTCACAAATCAAGATTTGTAGAAATAATTTGAAGATGCCGGCAATGCTATTAAATGAGAAGTATCAAAGGTACAGTAAGTTTGTTACCCACAATGGATTAATAGAAGATCCTGTGACTTCTGAGCAAGAAAGGGGAATGATAAACCCATGGTCTCATGTTGAGAAAGAAGTTTTCAAGGAGATGCTTGCTAGGTATGGTAAAGATTTTACTAAGATATCTTCCTTTCTGGATCATAAAACGACAGCAGACTGCATTGAATTTTATTACAAAAGCCACAAGTCAGAGAGTTTCAAAGACGTGAAGAAATCTTTAGATCTCAGAAAGCAACAGCAATCCTTACCAGCCAATACATACCTTGTAGCATCAGGAAAGAACTGGAATAATAAAACAAGTGTTGCATCTCTTGATTTGAACTGGAATAATAAAACAAGTGTTGCATCTCTTGATTTGTTGGGTGCTGCATCTGTTATGGCTTTACACAATCAAGACACTGCAAGGATCGAAAAGTATGCTGGAGGTAGTAAGAATTTAGATGAGGCAAATGAGCACACATCTGCTCAAGAAAGAGTAGCTGCTGATGTATTAGCAGGCATTTGTGGCTTGGTGTCTCCTGAGTCTGCCAGCCCATATGGTACCAGTTCTATTGATCCTGCTAAGAATATGAAGGATGAGGAGAGCTTGGATGAGGAGGATACCTGTTCAGATGAGGGCTGTGGAGAATTGGACTCGGCTGATTGGACAGATGAGGAAAAAGCGATGTTTATCCAAGCTCTGAGCATGTACAGCAAGGATTTTACAAGCATCTCAAGTTACATGAAGACAAGATCCCGGGAACAGTGCAAGATCTTCTTCAGTAAGGCTCGAAAGTGCCTTTCTCTTGATACAATTCATCAAGGTTGTGCCAATGGGATTACACCAGTAAGTCTAacaaatggaggaagaagtgatACAGACGATGCTTGCATTGCAGAGATGAACTCTGCAATCTGTAGTACTCAATCCTGTTCCAAAATTGACGAGGATGTCTCCCAGCCTTTAGTTGGAACCAATTATGAAGGGATTGACCATTCTGCAAGCACTGATTTCCATGTCAAAAATGACTTTGAGGTGAATGATTATTCTGCAAGCACTGATTTCCAGGTCAAAACTGAAAGATCAAATGAGCAGGCTGACAATGTATCAGTTAGACCTAGTCTGGCGGATTATAGGGATGAAGTAGTTAGGCAGGTGTCTATTGTTCATGATGTCAAGCAGGCAGGCAGCAGGGACGACCTTCAATCTGATGTACCTCTAAAGGAAAACATCATTACTTCATCAGCAATTGAAGCTGTGAAGCTTCATGAGGCTGCAGATTCTGCTGATAGCGAAGCAAAAATTGAGGGAGTTAATAATGTTGTTTCTCTGGCTGAGCGGATTGTTTCAATTAGAAAAAGTGAACAAGTTGAAGAATGCCTAGAAGGAGAGTCAAATCAGCAAACTGCTAGTTTGGTTACTGATGCAGGTATTGCTGGATGTTTTCCTTCTGGAAATATGGAAAAGGAAGTAGATATAAAACCATCACTTGATCGGGAGTTTGAGTTGTCAAACAAAAAATTGATAAATGCCAATTTCACAGCCAATGGCGATGACCCTCTTTGGTCTATGAAAGATTCAGTTCAAAGTGTGCCTTCAATAGTCTCAGCACCTAAAGCCAATGGTTATCATCATCTGACCTCTGATTCCAACTCTCAGGGGCAAATACAAGTTGATGCACACCCATCTGCTACAGAGAAACCCCGGCCCACATTGAAGCAGGAAAATGGGCATTCTTTGCTAGTGAATTCATTTATGTCAGATCCAGCTAATATATGTTTTGGTGGCGCTCCTAGCTTCTTGTATGAGACTACTTTAAACTTTGAGGAACACGGGAATAACAGGCATCAAAATTCGATAAAACGAGATCTGAGCCAACAGTATATGCTCAGAAATTTGCCTCTCAGCCAAGTCAATCAGAGTATGCATATTCTCAGAGGCTATCCACTGCAATCATTAAAACAAGAAGCCAATGCGGAAACAAACATTCATGCAAGCAAGAAACCGAGTCAGCTTCAGGTGGAAACCATGAAAACTGGAGCCTTCCAATTGAATCATTTGTTTTCATCTGATAAACACTGGGACAAAAGCAATGTTTCTACTCCGCATTCGGTGTCAGCTCCATTACATTCTGCAAGAAGCGAAAATCAATCAGATGCTGAGTTTAGAACATGTTCCAAGAATGCTGGTGCCAAGGTAGAGGAACACAAACCTGGAGATGTGAAACTGTTTGGAAAAATTCTTAGCGTGACATCTTCTTCACAGAAATCTGATTCTTCCTTCCTTGAAAGTGATAAAAAACCCTCATTGCCTAAGATGGATAGTACTTTAAAAATGAATCCTCACGATAATGTTAAAAGTGCTAGTCAATTAGTCTCAAATGCTAGTGCATGCCGAGTAAACTTGGAGACAACTTATGGTTTCTGGGATGGCAAGAGAATACAGACTGGTTTTTCTTCATTGCCGGATACTGCTGCAATGTTTTTAAAGTATCAAGGCAGCCCAACTATCATATCGCATTATCCAGCCAAAGATGGTATCCCAGGCTGTAATGGCATCGTGCCGGAACATCAGCAATCCCATGTGCAGCAAATGTCTTCTAATGTGATGCAAATAGAGAACATTCCGGAGCTGCAGAAGAGGACTAGAACTGAGACGATCCCAGGGTTTCAGCAGCAAGTTAGGGTAATGCCTCTTGGCACAAACATGCTGGGGGGAGGAATGTTGGTTGGCAGTGGAGTGGTGTCGGATCCAGTTTCTGCTCTGAAGATGCATTTTGCTGCAAGGGCAAACCTATATGGCAGCGATCCAGAACTGTAG